The window TGGTCGAGATCGATCGGACGACCGTGGAGGACTGGGCCCGGGCCAACGGGCACCTCTACACCAGCTTCGGAAGCCTGACCAGACTACCCGCCGTCGTTCAGCTCATCGAGCAGGAGATCGCCAAGAGCAATGCGGAGTTGGCCCGCGTCGAGCAGGTCAAGCGCTTCAGGATCATCCCGAAGGAACTTGACCCTGAGGAGGGGGATACCACACCAACCCGCAAGGTTCGCCGCGGGCAGTTCCAGAAGATGTTCCAAGACCTCGTGGACGACATGTACGCCGAAGAAGCCGCCGAACTCGCGCGGTTCAGCTAGCCCCCGACAGGAGCCACATCATGCGCACGACCCCCTCCCTCCGACCCCTCCTATTCCTGCTGGTGCTCGCACTCGTGGTCACCGCCTGCAGCGGAACCGAGGACGCCGACCTGACTGAGGACGGCTCGACCACCGAGGACGCCACGGCTGACGAATCGTCGGCCGCCACCGACGACAGCGCTCAGGAGGCGCCGGCATCGGGCGACCCATACCGGATCGGCTGGCTGACCGACGCCTCATCGGTGACGCGTGGGACCTACTTCCCGGAGTTCGAGGGCGCACAGCTGTTCGTGCAGCAGCTCAACCAGGCCGGCGGGATCCATGGACGTCCCATCGAGCTGGAGATGCGCGACATGCAGATCGACCAGGAACTGGCGGTCACGTTGTCCACCGAACTCGTCGACAGCGGGGTCCTGATGCTCGCCGGGGGGACGATCGAGGGGCGGATGCCCCCGGTCTTCGAGGTCGTGCGCCAAGCTGGCGTTCCGTTCCTGACCGGCCACTCGGCCCGCCCGGACATGTTCCCGCCCGAGCCCGACCCGCTGCTGTTCACGGTCGGCAACGTGTTCGAGGCCATGTCGGATGCACGCGTGGAACTCTGGCCGCTGGTCTTCGGTGACGAGTTCCCCGACGGGGGGACGGTGTCGTGCTACATCCACGAAGGCCCCGCGGCGTTCGCCGTGTGCGAGCGGTGGCTGGAGGCACTTGAGGCTGCGACGTCCTGGAGTGCAGGCTCGGTGATCAACGCCCCCCTCCAGACCTCGGATTTCTCCAGCTTCGTCCAACCGTTGGTCGACGAAGACCCTGATGCGTTCTTCGACATCTCCATCGCCTCCCATGCGATCGGTGTTGCAGTGGCGGCGCGCAACGCCGGGTACGCCGGACCGATCGCCTTCTCCATGACCGCCACGCCCGAGACCGACATCCAGACGGTTGTGGAGCAGGTCGGCCCCGACAACATCTGGGCGCTCTCCAACATCACATCCATCGACGAGACCGACGTTCCGGAGATCCAGCAGATCCTGGCCGCGGCCGAGGAGTTCGGCACAGAGATCACGCCGAACTCTGCAACCGTCAACGGTTGGCTGATGGGCATGGTCATCGCCGACTCCCTTGAGCGTTGCGGGGCCGACTGCGACCCAGCCGGGCTTCGCGATGCCCTTGAGACCCTCGACCTCGACACCGTTGGACTGACCGGTGGCCCCTTGCGGTTCAGCGAGACCGACCACGTGGGACCACGCTACTGGACCGGCTACCGGCTCAATCCTGACACCGGTGTGCTCGAACGGGCGATCGACACGTGGGTGGAGTTCGATTCCGCCACCGATCTGCTGAGTCCGCTGGCCACCGAGTAGCCGACGGTCGCGACAGGACGTCTCCGTCAGAAGGGAAGTGCAGGGCCAGTGACGTTGCTCATCGACATCCTCAGCCTCGCGGCGACGTACGCGGTCATGGCGAGCGGCTTCGTGGTCGTCTACCGCACGTCCCGCGTGCTGAACCTGGCACAACCCGGGTTCGTGCTGCTGGCAGGCTACCTCGCGGTAGACCTGCTCCCGGATGCGGCTGGACGATCGGCGAACCCGTGGGTCCTGCCGTTCGCCGTGGTCAGCCTGCTGCTGGGAGGAGCCGCTGTGGGGGGACTGGTCT of the Euzebya rosea genome contains:
- a CDS encoding ABC transporter substrate-binding protein, with amino-acid sequence MRTTPSLRPLLFLLVLALVVTACSGTEDADLTEDGSTTEDATADESSAATDDSAQEAPASGDPYRIGWLTDASSVTRGTYFPEFEGAQLFVQQLNQAGGIHGRPIELEMRDMQIDQELAVTLSTELVDSGVLMLAGGTIEGRMPPVFEVVRQAGVPFLTGHSARPDMFPPEPDPLLFTVGNVFEAMSDARVELWPLVFGDEFPDGGTVSCYIHEGPAAFAVCERWLEALEAATSWSAGSVINAPLQTSDFSSFVQPLVDEDPDAFFDISIASHAIGVAVAARNAGYAGPIAFSMTATPETDIQTVVEQVGPDNIWALSNITSIDETDVPEIQQILAAAEEFGTEITPNSATVNGWLMGMVIADSLERCGADCDPAGLRDALETLDLDTVGLTGGPLRFSETDHVGPRYWTGYRLNPDTGVLERAIDTWVEFDSATDLLSPLATE